In the Thermodesulfovibrio yellowstonii DSM 11347 genome, one interval contains:
- a CDS encoding tetratricopeptide repeat protein, with protein MIVIRLLLFIPIIFALISCEPIRITTKVAPFEVEPPKEVPSVKKLPYEAIVIVDDSKIYTATEYTADVIHTVEFPAGNLLRQALPVYFDMMFSKTKYERSLSSLIPSNSLLIHAIVDNINFSEQCCAPTVLNINARTQFVMYDSDLIEIALPVFATGSGKISKSGLFSTINEKEYGVTAYQAILNSVKNATDAIYEAVSNPKIQISEVKQLINKEPSNIQAYRVVANLSLKNNDIPEALAASQMHVQLAPKDPNGYLLLYKCYLAQRKYKDAIAQLEQAVSLAPKSAILLIKLHDIYIERSKYEKAIEAVKRYIEQRPDDHYAPLRLALLYFKLGKYDEVIRISEKAINTLSFSGIGASIIKNEGEYTKIKSIELNSPAQKAGLKPNYEIVEVDGKSTLEMSLNEVVQSLRGQEGTNVKLKIKKPDSDETFTVVLIREKFYANPVVASYISLIALSSIELNNKTNAKKYMEEAEKISPQDDYLKLAKSALYLKEMQYEKSLAEAASVKDSDYAQLLQSIAYAKLGKYEESITLYKKTKKSKSLLISEKTKGDLFSALSPYLAEIENKAIEYERAGQYTQVMKMYAQLLEISPPEKAQWIRGRVARIISLNPSLVELRDEARKHFLNAEVLFTNNKFEEAAEELEKVSQLQPFNPQIYFNRAIIYEKISDYAKAIENMEVYLQLNPNAPNAQAIKDQIYKWRFVVEKEI; from the coding sequence ATGATAGTTATCAGGCTTTTACTTTTTATCCCTATTATCTTTGCACTTATAAGCTGCGAGCCTATAAGAATAACAACAAAAGTAGCACCTTTTGAGGTAGAACCTCCGAAAGAAGTCCCTTCAGTTAAAAAACTTCCATATGAAGCTATTGTTATAGTTGATGATTCAAAAATTTATACTGCAACCGAATACACAGCAGATGTTATCCATACTGTTGAGTTTCCCGCAGGTAACCTTTTAAGACAGGCACTTCCTGTATATTTTGACATGATGTTTAGTAAAACAAAATACGAAAGGAGTCTCTCATCATTAATTCCTTCAAATAGCTTGCTTATACATGCAATTGTTGATAATATTAATTTTTCTGAGCAGTGCTGCGCTCCTACGGTTTTAAATATTAATGCAAGAACACAGTTTGTAATGTATGATAGTGATTTGATAGAGATAGCATTACCAGTTTTTGCTACGGGCTCAGGAAAGATTTCAAAATCGGGACTTTTCTCTACAATTAATGAAAAAGAATATGGTGTAACTGCCTATCAAGCAATACTCAACTCAGTAAAGAATGCCACAGATGCGATTTATGAAGCAGTTAGTAATCCTAAAATTCAGATTTCAGAGGTAAAACAACTTATAAATAAAGAGCCTTCAAACATTCAAGCTTATAGGGTTGTGGCAAATCTGTCGCTTAAAAACAATGATATTCCAGAGGCTCTGGCAGCATCACAAATGCACGTTCAGCTTGCACCAAAAGACCCAAATGGCTATCTGCTTCTTTACAAATGTTACTTAGCTCAGAGAAAGTATAAGGATGCCATTGCCCAGCTTGAGCAAGCAGTATCCTTAGCACCAAAAAGTGCAATTTTATTGATAAAACTCCATGACATTTATATTGAAAGAAGCAAGTATGAAAAAGCAATTGAAGCAGTAAAAAGATATATTGAGCAGAGACCAGATGATCATTACGCTCCACTTAGGCTTGCTTTGCTTTATTTTAAACTTGGTAAATACGATGAGGTAATCAGAATATCAGAAAAAGCCATAAATACACTTTCTTTCTCAGGAATTGGAGCAAGCATAATAAAGAATGAAGGTGAATACACCAAAATTAAATCAATTGAGCTAAATAGCCCTGCTCAGAAAGCAGGACTTAAGCCAAATTATGAAATAGTTGAAGTTGATGGAAAATCAACCCTTGAGATGAGCCTAAATGAAGTAGTTCAGAGTCTTAGAGGACAGGAAGGAACTAATGTAAAACTAAAAATTAAAAAACCAGACTCTGATGAGACTTTCACAGTAGTTCTTATCCGTGAAAAATTCTATGCAAATCCTGTTGTAGCTTCCTACATAAGTCTCATTGCTCTAAGTAGTATTGAACTCAATAATAAAACAAATGCAAAAAAATACATGGAAGAGGCTGAAAAAATCTCACCTCAAGATGACTATTTAAAACTTGCTAAGTCAGCTTTATATTTAAAAGAAATGCAGTATGAAAAGAGTTTAGCTGAAGCAGCTTCAGTAAAAGACAGCGATTATGCTCAACTTCTTCAATCAATAGCCTACGCAAAATTGGGAAAATATGAGGAAAGTATAACTCTTTATAAAAAGACAAAAAAATCCAAAAGCCTCTTAATCTCGGAAAAAACAAAAGGAGACCTCTTTTCTGCCTTATCCCCTTATTTAGCAGAAATTGAAAATAAAGCCATTGAGTATGAAAGAGCAGGACAATATACTCAAGTGATGAAAATGTATGCACAACTACTTGAAATATCCCCTCCTGAGAAAGCTCAATGGATTAGAGGTAGAGTTGCAAGAATTATCTCTCTAAATCCCTCATTGGTGGAACTAAGGGATGAGGCAAGAAAACATTTTCTTAATGCAGAGGTTTTATTCACAAACAATAAGTTTGAGGAAGCAGCAGAAGAACTTGAAAAAGTCTCTCAACTACAGCCTTTTAATCCTCAGATTTACTTTAACAGAGCAATTATCTACGAAAAAATATCAGACTATGCAAAGGCTATTGAAAACATGGAGGTCTATCTTCAGTTAAATCCAAATGCACCAAATGCACAAGCAATAAAGGATCAGATATATAAATGGAGGTTTGTGGTTGAAAAGGAGATTTAG
- the mqnE gene encoding aminofutalosine synthase MqnE, with amino-acid sequence MFSEIERKIINGERLNRQEALFLFKSEDLHRIGELAEEVSKKINQNRVYFIVNRHINPTNICVNRCRFCAFSRSKGEPDAYEMSIDEIIKNLREAKQSLDYLSEVHIVSGLHPDWQFEHYLDIIQQIKKEFPSIGVKAFTAVEVDYFSRISGLSIEETLIRLKEAGVDIMPGGGAEIFNSDVRAKICPEKISGERWLEIIKTAHSLGIKTNATMLYGHVESYEDRVDHLLRLRELQDETGGFIAFIPLSYQPENTQIKVPYPSGIDDLKTIAISRLVLDNIPHIKAYWIMLGEKLAQLALLFGADCLEGTVIEEKIAHAAGARSKKGNTIEELVYLIKEVGKIPVERDSFYNIKRTF; translated from the coding sequence ATGTTTTCAGAGATTGAAAGAAAAATAATAAATGGAGAAAGACTTAACAGACAGGAAGCCCTGTTTCTTTTTAAATCTGAGGATTTGCACAGGATTGGTGAGCTTGCAGAGGAAGTTTCAAAAAAAATTAATCAAAACAGAGTTTATTTCATTGTAAACAGGCATATAAATCCAACAAATATATGTGTAAATCGCTGTCGTTTCTGTGCTTTTTCTCGTTCAAAGGGTGAGCCTGATGCCTATGAGATGAGCATTGATGAGATTATAAAAAACCTTAGGGAAGCTAAACAATCTCTTGACTATCTCAGTGAGGTTCATATTGTCTCAGGGCTTCATCCTGACTGGCAGTTTGAGCATTATTTAGATATAATCCAACAGATAAAAAAAGAATTCCCATCTATTGGAGTAAAGGCATTTACAGCAGTTGAGGTTGATTACTTTTCAAGGATTTCAGGATTAAGTATTGAAGAGACTCTTATTAGGCTCAAAGAGGCAGGAGTTGATATAATGCCAGGAGGTGGTGCTGAAATCTTTAATTCAGATGTAAGAGCTAAGATATGCCCAGAAAAGATATCTGGCGAAAGATGGCTTGAGATTATAAAGACTGCCCATAGTCTTGGCATAAAAACAAACGCAACAATGCTTTACGGACATGTTGAATCCTATGAGGACAGAGTTGATCACCTGTTGAGACTGAGAGAGCTACAGGATGAAACTGGAGGATTTATTGCATTTATTCCCCTTAGTTATCAGCCTGAAAATACACAGATTAAAGTCCCCTATCCATCAGGGATTGATGATTTAAAAACAATTGCAATTTCAAGGCTTGTGCTGGACAATATCCCCCATATTAAAGCTTACTGGATAATGCTCGGTGAAAAACTTGCTCAGCTTGCCCTCCTTTTTGGTGCTGACTGCCTTGAAGGAACAGTGATTGAGGAAAAAATTGCCCATGCTGCAGGTGCTCGTTCAAAAAAGGGAAATACAATTGAAGAGTTGGTTTATCTGATTAAGGAAGTTGGAAAAATTCCTGTAGAAAGAGATAGTTTTTATAATATAAAAAGAACATTTTAA
- a CDS encoding toxin-antitoxin system TumE family protein: protein MLEIIHCLRNSKIVKEFSIQTFETFEKGFFIKIKAILINDTELFNREYIDSVERNYSYHWQDKMGNLIVRWDNACHHRGLSTFPHHVHINNEVLPTDKILCSEILEEIERKILKA, encoded by the coding sequence ATGCTGGAAATTATACATTGTCTTAGAAATAGTAAGATTGTAAAGGAGTTTAGTATCCAAACTTTTGAGACCTTTGAAAAGGGTTTTTTTATAAAGATTAAGGCAATTCTAATTAATGATACAGAACTATTCAATAGAGAATATATAGATAGTGTGGAGAGAAATTACTCCTATCATTGGCAAGATAAAATGGGCAATTTAATCGTAAGATGGGATAATGCATGTCACCATAGAGGTTTGTCTACCTTCCCACATCATGTCCATATCAATAATGAAGTTTTACCAACAGATAAAATTCTATGTAGTGAAATATTAGAAGAAATAGAAAGAAAAATCTTAAAGGCTTAA
- the mqnC gene encoding cyclic dehypoxanthinyl futalosine synthase, giving the protein MVRVNRKQALQMIKEASIYELGREADNIRESLHPEGIVTFVVDRNINYTNICINRCKFCAFWRPKEHKEAYVIPHKELAKKIEETIQKGGTQILLQGGVHPELGLNFYVDILRFIKDNFRIHVHGFSPPEISFLAKKEGLSVKDVLLKLKEAGLDSIPGGGAEILSDRVRKIQSPNKISSAEWLGVMREAHRLGMKTSATMMFGSIDTEEDIIEHLDSIRSLQDETGGFTAFIPWSFQPWNTELKKENPELMPAGAVKYLRVLALSRIYLDNFKNIQVSWVTQGIKIAQVGLRFGANDFGSTMLEENVVRAAGVSYRVTMEEIIEAIRSAGFRPAQRDTYYNVLRMF; this is encoded by the coding sequence ATGGTAAGAGTTAACAGAAAACAGGCACTTCAGATGATTAAAGAAGCCTCTATTTATGAGCTTGGAAGGGAGGCAGACAATATTAGAGAGAGTTTGCATCCCGAAGGTATTGTTACATTTGTAGTTGATAGAAATATAAACTACACAAACATATGCATAAATCGCTGTAAATTCTGCGCATTCTGGAGGCCAAAGGAGCATAAAGAGGCTTATGTTATACCCCATAAAGAACTTGCAAAGAAAATTGAAGAAACAATACAGAAAGGAGGGACTCAGATACTTCTTCAAGGTGGAGTTCATCCTGAGCTTGGGCTTAATTTTTATGTTGATATACTCAGATTTATCAAAGACAATTTCAGAATTCATGTCCATGGATTTTCTCCCCCTGAAATCTCTTTTCTTGCAAAAAAGGAGGGTTTGTCAGTGAAGGATGTTCTCCTTAAACTTAAAGAGGCAGGGCTTGATTCTATTCCTGGGGGTGGTGCTGAGATACTCTCTGATAGAGTAAGAAAAATTCAATCACCGAATAAGATAAGCTCAGCAGAGTGGCTCGGTGTTATGCGTGAGGCACACAGGCTTGGAATGAAAACATCAGCTACAATGATGTTTGGTAGCATTGATACCGAAGAAGACATAATTGAGCATCTTGACTCCATAAGAAGTCTTCAGGATGAAACCGGCGGATTTACAGCCTTCATTCCCTGGAGCTTTCAACCTTGGAATACAGAGCTTAAAAAAGAAAATCCTGAACTTATGCCTGCTGGTGCTGTAAAATATTTAAGAGTGCTTGCTTTAAGTAGGATTTATCTTGATAATTTCAAAAATATTCAGGTCTCCTGGGTTACCCAAGGAATTAAGATCGCTCAAGTTGGACTTCGTTTTGGTGCCAATGATTTTGGCTCAACAATGCTTGAGGAAAATGTAGTAAGAGCTGCTGGAGTCAGTTACAGGGTAACAATGGAAGAGATTATTGAGGCAATTCGCTCCGCAGGCTTTAGACCTGCTCAGAGGGATACTTACTATAATGTTTTAAGAATGTTTTAA
- a CDS encoding NAD(P)/FAD-dependent oxidoreductase gives MSEFYDVIIIGGGPAGLTAGIYASRANLKTLILDKSKTAGALAYASLIENYPGMEKPLTGKELLERIRAQALSFGTEYREEQVVGVDLVSETKEVITMSDSYRGKTVIIATGSMGRKPTIKGEGELLGRGVSYCAVCDAPFFRGKTVAVIGDSEEAAKEAVYLTEFVELCYIVTSSSKLKVEESHPVFSNSKIRILTGYTVKEIIGTDFVTGLRINKDEGEETLEVSGVFVFIQGSQPVTDFLSESLKVDERGFIMVDNFMQTSLPGVFAAGDVTSPYFRQVVIACAQGAVAALSAEKYIRGRSRIKADWHG, from the coding sequence ATGAGTGAATTTTATGATGTAATCATAATTGGAGGAGGACCTGCGGGACTTACTGCAGGAATCTATGCTTCAAGGGCAAATCTGAAAACCTTGATATTAGACAAATCAAAAACCGCAGGAGCTCTTGCCTATGCATCTTTGATTGAGAATTATCCTGGTATGGAGAAACCGCTTACAGGTAAGGAACTCCTTGAGAGGATTCGTGCACAGGCTCTCTCTTTTGGTACAGAATATAGAGAGGAACAGGTTGTTGGAGTTGATTTAGTCTCGGAAACAAAGGAAGTTATCACCATGAGTGATAGTTACAGGGGTAAAACTGTAATAATTGCAACAGGCTCCATGGGAAGAAAGCCAACTATAAAGGGTGAGGGAGAACTTCTTGGAAGAGGTGTAAGCTACTGTGCAGTGTGTGATGCACCATTTTTTAGAGGAAAGACTGTGGCGGTGATTGGAGACAGTGAAGAGGCAGCAAAAGAAGCGGTCTATCTTACAGAGTTTGTTGAACTCTGCTATATCGTTACATCTTCATCAAAGCTTAAGGTAGAGGAAAGCCATCCCGTATTTTCAAACAGCAAAATCAGGATTCTTACAGGCTACACAGTTAAGGAGATTATAGGAACTGATTTTGTTACAGGGCTGCGCATAAATAAGGATGAAGGTGAGGAAACCTTAGAGGTAAGTGGAGTTTTTGTATTTATTCAGGGCTCTCAACCAGTTACTGATTTTCTCAGTGAATCATTGAAAGTTGATGAAAGAGGCTTTATTATGGTAGACAATTTTATGCAGACAAGCCTTCCAGGAGTTTTTGCAGCAGGAGATGTGACAAGCCCGTATTTTAGACAGGTTGTTATAGCCTGTGCTCAGGGAGCAGTTGCTGCACTCTCTGCTGAAAAATACATTAGAGGAAGAAGTAGAATAAAGGCTGATTGGCATGGGTGA
- a CDS encoding HEAT repeat domain-containing protein, translating into MGESMSDNGKNFSNWEGEAFEQMLFDYLDNGYLENIITFFEHEPEQLSLIPKMLSDERLRLKVGAFAIIEELKEKNAEALKSIVPSLIELLNSPEKNIRGDAAYALEIIADVDAKPALIKALKKEQDPQVKEFIEDAIKKLQ; encoded by the coding sequence ATGGGTGAAAGCATGAGTGATAATGGTAAGAATTTCAGTAATTGGGAAGGCGAAGCCTTTGAACAGATGCTTTTTGACTATCTTGATAATGGCTATCTTGAAAACATCATAACTTTTTTTGAACATGAACCTGAACAGCTTAGTTTAATTCCTAAGATGCTTTCTGATGAAAGACTTAGACTCAAAGTAGGAGCATTTGCCATAATAGAAGAGTTAAAAGAAAAGAATGCTGAAGCTTTAAAATCTATTGTTCCATCTTTGATTGAACTTCTTAATTCTCCAGAAAAAAATATTCGTGGTGATGCTGCTTACGCACTTGAGATAATTGCAGACGTAGATGCAAAACCCGCTTTGATTAAAGCCTTAAAGAAAGAGCAAGACCCTCAAGTAAAAGAGTTTATTGAAGATGCAATAAAAAAACTTCAATGA
- a CDS encoding archease produces MKYKVIDVAGDVGIRAEGASLEECFINSAFGLYSLITDLAQIEPAEEIEIIINEDNLENMLVSFLNELIFQFDTYGFLGKAISIEIKDNYLTARIKGEKFNPEKHERKLLVKAATYHNLVLKQEDSFWIAEIIFDI; encoded by the coding sequence ATGAAATATAAAGTAATTGATGTAGCTGGAGACGTAGGGATAAGGGCAGAAGGCGCAAGTCTTGAAGAATGTTTTATTAATTCCGCATTTGGGCTTTATAGTCTCATAACCGATTTAGCTCAAATAGAACCTGCAGAGGAGATAGAAATTATCATAAATGAAGATAATCTTGAAAATATGCTTGTAAGTTTTCTTAACGAGCTCATTTTTCAGTTTGATACTTATGGATTTCTTGGTAAAGCCATATCCATAGAGATCAAAGATAATTATCTAACAGCAAGAATTAAAGGTGAAAAATTCAATCCTGAAAAACATGAAAGAAAACTTCTTGTTAAAGCAGCGACTTATCATAATCTTGTTTTAAAACAGGAAGACTCTTTCTGGATAGCAGAGATTATTTTTGATATCTGA
- a CDS encoding RtcB family protein has translation MPKIEGTERIDLYRIRVPKGFVPGMKTEGIIFVDETLEQELELESVRQVANVATLPGIVGKSLAMPDIHTGYGFPIGGVAAFDVEEGVISPGGVGYDINCGVRLLKSNLTKEEVEPKIRELIDLLYAHIPSGVGSTGKIKLSPKDEREVIKKGAIWAVEQGFGDAEDLQRIESHGCLEGADPDAISQKAYERGRAQQGTLGSGNHFLEVQYVAEVYEPEIATVMGLSKGQVTVMIHTGSRGFGHQICDDYVRVMLQAAKKYGIELPDKELACVPFRSREGQQYFSAMKGAANYAWANRQCLMHWTREVFLRLFNLSPKDLGMKVVFDVAHNIAKEEFHFINGERKRLIVHRKGATRAFPNGHPELPDCYKDIGQPVLIPGDMGRVSFVLVGLPKAMEETFGSTCHGAGRLLSRNQAIKQARGRSIKQELAERGIIVRSAGKETLAEEMPDAYKDVSNVVDVVHNAGIARKIVKLKPMGVIKG, from the coding sequence ATGCCAAAAATTGAAGGAACAGAAAGAATAGACCTTTATAGAATAAGAGTTCCCAAAGGATTTGTGCCTGGGATGAAAACTGAGGGAATTATCTTTGTTGATGAAACCCTTGAGCAAGAGCTTGAGCTTGAATCAGTACGTCAGGTGGCAAATGTTGCCACATTACCGGGAATAGTTGGGAAATCCCTTGCAATGCCAGATATTCATACAGGCTACGGATTTCCCATAGGAGGTGTTGCTGCCTTTGATGTAGAAGAGGGAGTGATATCACCGGGAGGAGTCGGATACGACATTAACTGTGGGGTGCGGTTATTAAAAAGCAATCTTACTAAGGAAGAAGTGGAGCCAAAAATCCGTGAACTTATTGATCTTCTCTATGCTCACATTCCCTCAGGAGTTGGCTCAACAGGAAAAATAAAGCTTTCGCCAAAGGATGAACGAGAAGTAATAAAGAAAGGTGCTATCTGGGCAGTTGAGCAAGGGTTTGGTGATGCAGAAGACCTTCAAAGGATTGAATCTCATGGATGTCTTGAAGGAGCAGACCCTGATGCCATAAGCCAGAAAGCCTATGAGAGAGGAAGAGCTCAGCAGGGCACACTTGGTTCAGGAAACCACTTTCTTGAGGTTCAGTATGTGGCAGAGGTGTATGAACCTGAGATAGCCACAGTTATGGGGCTTTCAAAGGGACAGGTTACAGTCATGATTCATACAGGTTCAAGAGGATTTGGACATCAGATTTGTGATGATTATGTAAGGGTGATGCTTCAGGCAGCAAAAAAATACGGAATAGAACTTCCTGATAAAGAACTTGCCTGTGTTCCTTTCCGTAGCAGAGAGGGACAGCAGTATTTTTCCGCAATGAAAGGTGCAGCTAACTATGCTTGGGCAAACAGACAGTGTCTTATGCACTGGACAAGGGAAGTATTTCTCAGGCTTTTTAACCTTTCACCAAAAGACTTAGGCATGAAAGTTGTTTTTGATGTAGCACACAATATTGCAAAAGAAGAATTCCATTTTATAAATGGTGAACGAAAGAGGCTTATTGTTCATAGAAAAGGTGCTACAAGGGCTTTTCCTAACGGACATCCTGAGTTGCCTGATTGCTATAAAGACATTGGACAGCCAGTGCTAATTCCAGGAGATATGGGAAGAGTTTCTTTTGTTCTGGTAGGACTTCCAAAGGCAATGGAAGAAACCTTTGGTTCAACTTGTCATGGAGCAGGTAGGCTTCTAAGTAGAAATCAGGCAATTAAGCAAGCAAGGGGACGTTCAATAAAACAAGAGTTGGCTGAAAGAGGTATAATAGTTAGGTCTGCTGGCAAAGAAACTCTTGCAGAGGAAATGCCTGATGCTTATAAAGATGTATCAAATGTTGTTGATGTAGTTCACAATGCTGGTATAGCCAGAAAAATTGTAAAACTAAAACCAATGGGAGTAATAAAAGGATGA
- a CDS encoding menaquinone biosynthesis protein codes for MKLKVGWIQYANVYPIFYVLEKEGLLTEEIHLVKGVPSQLNWALRNDLIDVSPSSSVEYLLNKELYDYVDGICISSKEYVGSVLFFSDHDLERIDGGKILLTDQSATSHLLLRVILEKFMGLNPVYDISSAPHTGESFLLIGDEALRYRKLNNGKKAYDLANLWYQNTGLPFVFALWIVRREITNSENELYPKYIQLKDRLLYARKKCREYFSEMLKNYYLRDFMTEEEILYYWQENMDYELTEKHKESLNLFDKYLRELS; via the coding sequence ATGAAGCTTAAAGTTGGATGGATTCAGTATGCTAATGTTTATCCCATATTTTACGTGCTTGAAAAAGAAGGTTTGCTTACAGAAGAAATTCATCTTGTAAAAGGAGTGCCTTCTCAACTAAATTGGGCTTTGAGAAATGATTTAATTGATGTGAGTCCTTCATCCTCTGTAGAGTATCTGCTAAATAAGGAACTTTATGATTATGTTGATGGAATCTGTATAAGTTCAAAAGAATATGTGGGAAGTGTTCTTTTTTTCAGTGACCATGATTTAGAAAGGATTGATGGAGGTAAAATTTTACTTACTGATCAGTCAGCAACTTCTCACCTTCTTCTAAGAGTAATTCTTGAAAAATTTATGGGTTTAAATCCTGTTTATGATATCTCTTCCGCACCTCATACAGGAGAAAGTTTCCTGTTAATTGGTGATGAAGCATTGAGATATAGAAAGTTGAATAATGGCAAAAAAGCATATGATCTTGCCAATCTGTGGTATCAGAATACAGGACTTCCTTTTGTATTTGCTCTCTGGATTGTAAGAAGGGAAATCACAAACTCTGAAAATGAACTTTATCCCAAATATATTCAGCTAAAAGATAGGCTTCTTTATGCTCGTAAAAAGTGTAGAGAATATTTCTCAGAAATGTTGAAGAATTATTATTTAAGAGATTTCATGACAGAGGAAGAGATTCTTTACTACTGGCAGGAAAATATGGATTATGAGCTAACAGAAAAACACAAAGAAAGCCTTAATTTATTTGATAAATACTTGAGGGAATTAAGTTAA
- a CDS encoding phosphomannomutase has translation MKASNLWQEVLKAPNKNQHLLKDIEKFAKENTEPALIHFGTSGWRGEIGSDFTMQNVRVITKAIIEAVKGEDRQILNSFGIKSFNEFKERGVIVGHDNRLLGKEFAYEVIGILQSEGINCYYAGEASTPEFSVAVVELSASASINLTPSHNPPNYGGLKLNPSDGGPASEELTKPIERIANELMKNANSIKSCPPVAINKIDATELYINFIKKRNMIDIDKIKNFLSNNPHTIAVDHMHGATRGKLAKILSVSPGTFICLRREDDPLFEGLSPEPSEENLKLALSHLRENTLGFSAIIDPDGDRVRFADLKRQIPMNYFGAMAFHYLYNYKGLRGVVVKSVGTSNFVNSIAEAFRVEVIETKVGFKNFRPYLLPNATKKAIVAFEESDGISIQNHTLEKDAILGVLLALEMIATFNKNLSDYLEEIEKSYGKYYSDRTGIEIPRESFGPHVKENIMALSKHFKIGDSFKIGDLEKKIASIVDLDGVKIIFNDGSWIMIRPSGTEPKVRIYIETKNKEEKEVFIEEARILTKKICLEGIGGLT, from the coding sequence ATGAAAGCATCCAATCTCTGGCAAGAAGTACTTAAAGCTCCAAATAAAAATCAGCATCTGTTAAAAGATATTGAAAAGTTTGCAAAAGAAAACACTGAACCTGCTCTGATTCACTTTGGCACATCAGGCTGGCGGGGTGAAATTGGCTCAGATTTTACTATGCAGAATGTTAGAGTAATAACTAAAGCAATAATTGAAGCAGTTAAGGGAGAAGACAGGCAGATTCTCAATTCCTTTGGTATAAAATCTTTTAATGAATTTAAAGAAAGAGGAGTTATTGTAGGACATGACAATCGTTTGCTTGGAAAGGAATTTGCGTATGAAGTGATTGGAATTCTCCAATCTGAAGGAATAAATTGTTATTATGCTGGTGAAGCTTCAACACCAGAATTTTCAGTTGCTGTGGTAGAGCTATCTGCCTCTGCATCAATAAATTTAACTCCAAGCCATAATCCTCCAAATTACGGTGGACTAAAACTTAATCCCTCTGATGGAGGTCCTGCTTCTGAGGAACTAACAAAACCTATTGAAAGAATTGCGAACGAACTAATGAAAAATGCAAATTCTATTAAATCTTGTCCACCAGTTGCAATCAATAAAATAGATGCTACGGAACTATATATTAATTTTATAAAGAAAAGAAACATGATAGACATTGATAAGATAAAAAATTTCTTGTCCAATAACCCCCACACTATTGCTGTTGATCACATGCATGGTGCTACGAGGGGTAAATTAGCGAAAATACTTTCTGTTAGTCCAGGTACTTTTATATGTCTTAGAAGAGAAGATGATCCTCTCTTTGAAGGACTATCACCTGAACCAAGTGAAGAAAATCTGAAGCTTGCTCTTTCTCATCTAAGAGAAAATACTCTTGGATTTTCGGCAATCATAGACCCTGATGGAGACAGGGTTAGGTTTGCCGATTTAAAGAGACAGATACCTATGAATTACTTCGGTGCAATGGCGTTTCATTATCTTTATAATTACAAAGGACTAAGAGGAGTTGTGGTAAAAAGTGTAGGCACGAGCAATTTTGTTAACAGCATTGCAGAAGCTTTTAGAGTTGAAGTTATTGAAACAAAAGTTGGATTTAAAAATTTTAGACCCTATCTTTTACCTAATGCTACAAAAAAAGCTATAGTTGCTTTTGAAGAATCAGATGGTATATCCATTCAAAATCATACTCTTGAAAAGGATGCTATTTTAGGAGTTTTGCTCGCTCTTGAAATGATTGCAACATTCAATAAAAATCTTAGCGATTATCTTGAAGAAATAGAAAAATCCTATGGAAAATATTATTCTGACAGAACAGGAATAGAAATTCCACGTGAAAGCTTTGGTCCGCATGTAAAAGAAAATATAATGGCACTATCAAAACATTTTAAGATAGGGGATTCTTTTAAAATCGGTGATTTAGAGAAAAAAATAGCCTCAATAGTAGATTTGGACGGAGTAAAAATTATTTTTAATGATGGTTCTTGGATTATGATAAGACCATCGGGAACAGAACCTAAAGTTCGTATATACATAGAGACTAAAAATAAAGAAGAAAAAGAAGTATTCATTGAAGAAGCAAGAATTTTAACAAAGAAAATATGCCTTGAAGGTATAGGCGGTTTAACTTAA